One window from the genome of Mauremys mutica isolate MM-2020 ecotype Southern chromosome 4, ASM2049712v1, whole genome shotgun sequence encodes:
- the TMEM80 gene encoding transmembrane protein 80, which yields MAAVRRGRTSSVLSSVPLQILFYLNGFYYIFYFLATLLMIIYKSQVFSYPDNYLALDLALLFIMAILEAIRLYLGTKGNLTEEEVPLGVSLVITVGSIMLSVYFLVWETYVLKADVIINAILLFTYGLEGLLQIIAIAAFVS from the exons ATGGCTGCTGTTAGGAGAG GAAGAACTTCATCAGTT CTGTCATCTGTTCCCTTACAGATCCTGTTCTATTTAAATGGATTTTATTACATCTTTTATTTCTTGGCAACGCTTCTAATGATTATTTATAAAA GTCAAGTTTTCAGTTATCCGGATAATTACTTGGCTCTTGATCTTGCGCTGCTGTTCATTATGGCCATTCTAGAAGCAATCCGATTATACTTGG GTACAAAGGGTAACCTGACAGAAGAAGAGGTTCCACTAGGGGTCAGTCTCGTGATTACTGTTGGCAGCATAATGTTGTCTGTCTACTTCCTGGTGTGGGAGACTTACGTGCTAAAAGCAGATGTCATTATTAATGCTATTCTTCTTTTTACGTATGGACTTGAGGGACTACTACAGATTATAGCCATTGCTGCATTTGTCAGCTAA